Proteins from one Oncorhynchus masou masou isolate Uvic2021 chromosome 12, UVic_Omas_1.1, whole genome shotgun sequence genomic window:
- the LOC135549944 gene encoding zinc fingers and homeoboxes protein 1-like — protein MASRRKSTTPCMFPPVEMVDSDPDMEVVTEGDEQTDEGAANCPVENSTESNPSEEDTQAMDHFIKTMDSSTAEGGYECKYCSFQTSQLNMFTLHVDTEHPNIVLNSSYVCVECDFHTKRYDALLEHNARHHPGEDNFTRTMVKSNNQTIFEQRVNDLTFDGSFVEDEDTSCKGIALSKTPIMKLKSRAEAKKFTGSHKMADNSVIKVQSDGEEEREEVPPPPVTPTVVAVSTPLTIQPIQQSIMVNSPNVLQIKTTNSTTMLPPGTLAQVLSALQNQQTSQTQLLIPVSSIPTYNGAMDNNVLLVSAYNRFPYPSVSEIMGLAAQTKFTEEQIKVWFSAQRLKHGVSWTPEEVEEARRKKFNGSVQAVPQTITVIPANFATAANGLQSIFQTCQIVGQPGMVLTQVGGGNAVPVASPITLAVAGVPNPRTSVSKVPEPSTSETASPLSTDSLGARPKKSKEQLAELKASYLRRQFATEAEISQLMKVTNLTKRAIKKWFSDTRYNQRNSKDHQGVALNDISVNTNSNDGSSSTAIVIDSSDEASESSITTQGPIYDPRIKFRHAFPDFTPQKFKEKTPEQLLLLESSYQKSDTPGDEELSRLRMETKLTRREVDAWFSERRKMPLDSDGTEELESEMVKVPSSGQEARTPSSGRKIMKKTPEQLHVLKSAFVRTQWPSAEEYDKMAKESGLPRTYIVNWFGDTRYACKNSNLKWYYLYQSGKVNEAMNGGELKKKPRKRFRGWSRRTRRPYPCKQTPPTIKVKTGKDILKEHYLKHKVLNEKDLDELVAKSSMSYEQVRDWFAEISRREEKGLDPFSEGKEETHGDSEGEMEVKEKGDDEENDIANKDDENNNDEDETNDNETTEEPLCFKQSQSEPEDQ, from the coding sequence ATGGCGAGCAGAAGAAAATCAACAACGCCTTGCATGTTCCCTCCCGTTGAAATGGTGGATTCAGACCCTGACATGGAGGTTGTTACAGAGGGAGATGAACAGACTGACGAAGGGGCAGCTAACTGTCCTGTGGAAAACTCAACTGAAAGCAACCCGAGTGAGGAAGACACACAGGCCATGGACCACTTCATTAAAACTATGGACTCGAGTACAGCAGAAGGAGGTTATGAGTGCAAGTACTGCAGCTTTCAGACCTCACAGCTCAATATGTTTACCTTGCATGTGGACACTGAGCACCCAAATATAGTTCTAAACTCATCttatgtgtgtgttgagtgtgacTTTCACACCAAGAGGTATGATGCATTGTTGGAGCATAATGCACGCCACCACCCTGGAGAAGACAATTTCACCAGGACCATGGTGAAGAGCAACAATCAAACCATCTTTGAGCAGAGAGTCAATGACTTGACCTTTGATGGCAGTTTTGTTGAGGATGAGGACACATCCTGTAAGGGTATTGCCCTAAGCAAGACACCAATCATGAAGCTCAAGAGTAGGGCTGAGGCCAAGAAGTTTACAGGGTCACACAAAATGGCAGATAACAGTGTCATTAAAGTGCAGAgtgatggggaagaagagagagaggaggtgccCCCCCCTCCTGTCACCCCCACTGTAGTGGCTGTGTCAACCCCTCTGACCATTCAACCTATTCAGCAAAGCATAATGGTCAACAGCCCAAATGTGCTCCAAATAAAGACCACCAACTCCACCACAATGCTCCCTCCAGGGACATTGGCTCAAGTTCTGTCTGCCTTGCAGAATCAGCAGACCTCCCAgacccagctcctcatcccggtcAGTAGTATCCCCACATACAATGGGGCCATGGACAATAATGTCCTGCTGGTCAGTGCCTATAATAGGTTCCCTTACCCATCTGTGTCAGAGATCATGGGTCTAGCAGCACAAACCAAGTTCACAGAGGAGCAGATAAAGGTGTGGTTCTCTGCCCAGCGGCTGAAGCACGGTGTGAGCTGGACcccagaggaggtggaggaggccaGAAGGAAGAAGTTCAACGGCTCAGTGCAGGCGGTGCCACAGACCATCACTGTCATCCCAGCCAATTTTGCTACAGCAGCCAATGGCCTGCAGTCCATCTTTCAGACTTGTCAGATTGTAGGGCAACCAGGGATGGTTTTGACTCAGGTAGGGGGTGGCAACGCTGTCCCTGTGGCCTCACCCATCACGTTAGCTGTTGCTGGGGTCCCCAACCCCAGAACCAGTGTCAGTAAGGTGCCAGAACCCTCCACCTCTGAGACCGCTTCTCCACTCAGTACCGATTCCCTGGGAGCGCGACCCAAAAAATCcaaggagcagctagcagagctgAAGGCCAGTTACCTAAGGAGACAGTTTGCCACTGAGGCAGAGATCTCTCAGCTGATGAAGGTCACTAACCTCACCAAAAGAGCAATAAAGAAGTGGTTCAGTGACACACGTTACAACCAACGCAACTCAAAGGACCACCAAGGCGTTGCCTTAAATGACATTTCAGTCAACACCAACAGTAACGatggcagcagcagcacagccattgtGATCGACTCCAGCGACGAAGCCAGTGAATCCTCTATCACAACCCAAGGGCCCATCTATGATCCACGGATCAAGTTCCGCCATGCCTTTCCTGACTTCACACCTCAGAAGTTCAAGGAAAAGACTCCGGAGCAGCTTCTGCTTTTGGAGTCCAGCTACCAGAAGTCTGACACGCCAGGCGATGAGGAGCTAAGTAGGTTGAGGATGGAGACTAAACTGACCAGGCGAGAGGTGGACGCCTGGTTCTCTGAGAGGAGAAAAATGCCActggactctgatggcacagagGAGCTAGAGAGTGAAATGGTCAAAGTGCCTTCCTCTGGGCAAGAAGCTCGGACGCCATCCAGCGGCCGGAAGATAATGAAGAAAACCCCAGAGCAGCTCCACGTCCTGAAAAGCGCCTTTGTTCGTACCCAGTGGCCCTCTGCTGAAGAGTACGACAAGATGGCCAAGGAGAGCGGGTTACCCAGAACCTACATTGTCAACTGGTTTGGAGACACCCGCTATGCCTGCAAGAACAGTAACCTGAAGTGGTACTACTTGTATCAGAGTGGAAAGGTTAACGAGGCAATGAATGGAGGTGAACTTAAGAAGAAGCCACGGAAACGCTTTCGTGGTTGGTCCAGGAGAACGAGGCGGCCATACCCCTGCAAACAAACACCCCCTACCATCAAAGTCAAGACGGGTAAAGATATTTTAAAGGAGCACTACCTCAAGCATAAGGTCTTAAATGAGAAAGATTTGGATGAACTGGTGGCCAAGTCCAGTATGAGCTATGAGCAGGTGCGGGACTGGTTTGCGGAGATCAgcaggagggaagagaagggccTTGACCCTTTCAGTGAGGGTAAAGAGGAGACACACGGtgacagtgagggagagatggaagtgAAAGAGAAAGGGGATGATGAAGAAAACGACATTGCCAACAAAGATGATGAAAATAACAATGATGAAGATGAAACGAATGACAATGAAACCACGGAAGAGCCTCTATGTTTCAAGCAATCACAGTCAGAACCAGAAGATCAGTGA
- the LOC135549943 gene encoding zinc fingers and homeoboxes protein 2-like yields the protein MSRRRKSSTPCMIRVSDMMEQDDSEEMEVSTDILTKNGSSKSEYQDQTLQDTIEAKVVAEADPMPRRRQHGGYECKYCTFSTQNLNDFKEHVDSSHPNVILNPLYLCAVCNFSTKKFDSLTDHNETQHPGETNFKFKRIKVNNQTLLEQTIEGKTNSVVCDTADGQGGNGFVTFPPRKPTTVKNGKPKINIHSLYQGNDLENPLENLIPKDQITAVNINGTMIIPDPTIIQGLSYVMPLLQRPPNFSSVPTIAVPLNSTQYNTSLDNNTTLMTSFNKFPYPTHAELSWLTAASKHPEEQIKVWFTTQRLKQGITWSPEEVEEARKKMFNGSIPPMHQTFTVLPTPISQPAKATQPLIQTSFGQSSLVLTSIANGSTMTCAPVAVTVASYVQPLKRPPITPSFAPDLKRPMAAPAEDPKEKILMAPPPVPRKEKLHMAPPPVPPELKRSVILPIIASEMKRSSAAPLMASKGKLSMAPPHVNPKNKLPMAPSPVFPEMKRPIVSPIVAPQFKSCMLPPPSLVPKYKLPITHSLLALDLKLPISPPLIAPQVRRPTIIKSARTSLKGPFQLPSFSPDNKKTKVQITELKAGYIRGRLSEDKVLTPLGEANGVSRGDAKWVHDQGLYADNCILQLDNELASKPEQQKSVPTQFPLLERMKGKTSEQLKILEDNFQRNSSPTYNDVDNLVNASRLSREEIDSWFLERRALRDNLEQALLNSMGSKRLYIDKRQQQHGPLNGVCKQGGHPRSSPLAIIAPTTTCSVPLDSKSLGLLKDVFAQTQWPSPEQYNQLEDQTDLARTEIVHWFKDSRSALKSGTLEWMELFHKLNSSGKNGEGALLSTENAFSIIKRYQEVKAPKVEDIGRLAEHASLGSQEIKEWFAGKFKQNTSDDSQNGGQNGGFREEFGSWMGETKGMDGLMSAKELVSDKDRVMEDASGRVTG from the coding sequence ATGTCCAGACGCAGGAAATCCTCCACCCCCTGCATGATCCGGGTAAGTGACATGATGGAGCAGGATGACTCGGAAGAAATGGAAGTGTCTACTGACATTTTGACCAAAAATGGGTCTTCAAAGTCTGAATATCAAGACCAGACATTACAAGACACTATAGAAGCAAAGGTTGTGGCAGAAGCTGATCCTATGCCCCGGCGGAGGCAGCATGGAGGTTATGAGTGCAAATATTGTACCTTCTCCACCCAGAACCTGAATGACTTTAAAGAGCACgtagactccagtcaccctaatGTTATACTCAACCCCCTCTACCTGTGTGCCGTGTGCAACTTCAGCACCAAAAAGTTTGACTCTTTAACAGACCACAATGAGACCCAACACCCTGGAGAGACCAACTTCAAGTTCAAGAGGATAAAAGTGAATAACCAGACCCTCTTGGAGCAGACAATCGAAGGCAAGACCAATTCAGTTGTCTGCGATACTGCAGACGGACAAGGTGGTAATGGCTTTGTCACTTTTCCACCGAGAAAACCAACTACGGTGAAGAACGGCAAGCCAAAAATTAACATACATTCCCTGTACCAAGGGAATGACTTGGAGAACCCGTTGGAAAACCTTATCCCAAAAGATCAAATCACAGCTGTGAACATAAATGGCACAATGATCATTCCTGACCCAACGATAATTCAAGGGCTCTCATATGTAATGCCATTGCTCCAACGACCACCCAACTTCAGTTCTGTACCAACAATTGCTGTTCCTCTGAACTCCACCCAATATAATACTTCATTGGACAATAATACAACCCTAATGACATCGTTTAACAAATTCCCTTACCCAACCCATGCTGAACTGTCCTGGCTCACTGCTGCGTCCAAGCACCCAGAAGAGCAAATAAAGGTGTGGTTCACTACCCAACGGCTAAAGCAAGGCATCACCTGGTCACCAGAGGAAGTTGAGGAAGCCAGGAAGAAAATGTTCAATGGCTCCATCCCACCCATGCATCAGACCTTCACCGTTCTGCCTACCCCAATCTCTCAGCCTGCCAAAGCCACCCAGCCCCTTATTCAGACTAGCTTTGGGCAGTCTAGTCTAGTACTGACAAGTATTGCTAATGGATCAACCATGACCTGTGCTCCTGTTGCAGTGACTGTAGCTAGTTATGTGCAACCTCTCAAGCGCCCCCCGATAACTCCTTCATTCGCCCCAGATTTAAAGCGTCCTATGGCGGCCCCTGCAGAAGACCCAAAAGAGAAGATACTAATGGCCCCTCCTCCAGTTCCCCGAAAAGAGAAACTTCACATGGCCCCACCCCCAGTCCCACCTGAACTGAAGAGATCTGTAATACTTCCTATTATTGCCTCTGAGATGAAGCGGTCCTCGGCAGCACCTCTCATGGCATCTAAAGGAAAACTGTCCATGGCACCTCCACATGTGAACCCCAAAAACAAGCTGCCAATGGCACCTTCTCCAGTCTTCCCCGAGATGAAGAGACCTATTGTGTCCCCTATTGTCGCCCCTCAATTCAAGAGTTGCATGCTGCCTCCTCCTTCATTAGTCCCTAAATACAAGCTTCCAATCACCCACTCTCTATTGGCTTTAGACTTAAAGTTACCAATCTCACCCCCTCTCATTGCCCCTCAAGTGAGGAGGCCAACCATAATCAAGTCAGCACGGACTTCCCTCAAGGGTCCATTCCAGCTCCCTAGCTTTTCCCCAGACAACAAGAAAACAAAAGTGCAAATAACAGAGCTGAAAGCCGGATATATCAGAGGACGTCTCTCAGAGGACAAAGTGCTCACCCCTCTTGGGGAAGCCAATGGTGTCTCTCGAGGGGATGCAAAGTGGGTTCATGACCAAGGGCTTTATGCAGACAATTGCATTCTACAGTTGGACAATGAGCTAGCATCGAAGCCAGAGCAGCAAAAATCAGTCCCCACTCAATTTCCACTCTTGGAGAGAATGAAAGGAAAGACCTCTGAGCAGCTGAAGATTCTAGAAGATAACTTCCAGAGAAACAGCTCTCCAACATACAATGACGTTGACAATCTGGTAAATGCATCCCGACTGTCACGGGAGGAAATTGACAGCTGGTTTTTAGAGCGCCGGGCGCTGCGTGACAACCTTGAACAAGCCCTTCTAAACTCCATGGGCTCAAAGAGACTGTACATTGATAAGCGGCAGCAACAACATGGACCGCTGAATGGTGTGTGTAAACAAGGTGGCCATCCAAGAAGCTCTCCCCTTGCCATCATTGCCCCAACCACCACGTGTTCAGTGCCTCTAGACAGCAAATCCTTGGGGCTTCTCAAGGATGTTTTTGCACAAACTCAGTGGCCTTCCCCTGAACAATACAATCAGCTTGAGGACCAGACAGACCTGGCTCGCACAGAAATCGTCCACTGGTTCAAGGACAGCAGGTCAGCCCTGAAGAGTGGGACCTTGGAGTGGATGGAGCTTTTCCATAAACTGAACAGCAGTGGGAAAAATGGTGAGGGGGCGCTACTGAGCACAGAGAATGCTTTCAGCATAATCAAACGCTACCAGGAAGTAAAAGCACCCAAGGTGGAGGATATTGGGAGGCTAGCAGAGCATGCCAGTCTTGGCAGCCAAGAGATCAAAGAATGGTTTGCTGGAAAATTTAAACAAAACACATCTGATGACAGCCAGAATGGTGGCCAAAATGGAGGCTTTCGAGAGGAGTTCGGGAGCTGGATGGGTGAAACCAAGGGGATGGATGGACTCATGAGTGCTAAGGAACTGGTCTCGGACAAAGACAGGGTGATGGAGGATGCTTCTGGAAGGGTGACTGGATAA